From the genome of Pseudomonadota bacterium:
TCTTGCCGAGCAGGAGACGTGCTGTTTCCTTTTGACGCGCTTTTATCAGGAATGACACGCCGCCGACGGAAATGTCGCTAAGATCGCCCATAAGTACTTTTCCAAGAGCCTGACCGGCAGCATTGACCAGTTGGATAAGGATCGTCCCGGTAATCGGCACACGTTGTTGTCGGCGGCGGTTAATGGATTTTTTCTGTAAGAGGTCGCTGGCGGTCTCGGAACGAAGACAGAAGTCGTGAATTTTCGACTCTAGGGCAGGAAGATCCTTTTGCCATTGTTTCAGTACGGAGCGGTCAAGAAACTTTATTTTTACATTTGAAATCGCAACCAGGGTCGTAGTGCACAGTGATGCGGTGAAAAAAGTGTCATCCCCGGCTATGTCACCGGTGCCCATCTTTTTAATAAACAACTCCCTGTCCCCCTGGCGGTAAAGGATGTTGAGCTTGCCGCCATTAATAAAATAGAGACTGGAGTTTTCCTGGCCCTGCTGGAAAAT
Proteins encoded in this window:
- a CDS encoding cyclic nucleotide-binding domain-containing protein, yielding IFQQGQENSSLYFINGGKLNILYRQGDRELFIKKMGTGDIAGDDTFFTASLCTTTLVAISNVKIKFLDRSVLKQWQKDLPALESKIHDFCLRSETASDLLQKKSINRRRQQRVPITGTILIQLVNAAGQALGKVLMGDLSDISVGGVSFLIKARQKETARLLLGKKMNVKISHSTHEINENGTVIGVRYNPQEFRQDTDYSVHMKFDKPLDSQTIWEIENTRRKS